From Anoplopoma fimbria isolate UVic2021 breed Golden Eagle Sablefish chromosome 11, Afim_UVic_2022, whole genome shotgun sequence, one genomic window encodes:
- the LOC129098851 gene encoding myosin heavy chain, fast skeletal muscle-like isoform X3: protein MSTDAEMQQYGPASIYLRKPEKERIEAQTSPFDAKTAYFVAEPAEMYLKGKLIKKEGGKATVETLLYEGKPSKTLTVKEDDIHPMNPPKYDKIEDMAMMTHLNEPCVLYNLKERFASWMIYTYSGLFCVVVNPYKWLPVYDVQVVNAYRGKKRVEAPPHIFSISDNAYQFMLTDRENQSILITGESGAGKTVNTKRVIQYFATIAVAGAKKETSKIQGSLEDQIIAANPLLEAYGNAKTVRNDNSSRFGKFIRIHFGTSGKLASADIETYLLEKSRVTFQLSAERSYHIFYQLMTGHKPELLEALLITTNPYDYHMVSQGEITVKSIDDVEEFIATDTAIDILGFTSEEKLGIYKLTGAVMHHGNMKFKQKQREEQAEPDGTEVADKIAYLMGLNSADVLKALCYPRVKVGNEMVTKGQTVPQVNNAVSALCKSVYEKMFLWMVIRINEMLDTRQPRQFFIGVLDIAGFEIFDYNSLEQLCINFTNEKLQQFFNHHMFVLEQEEYKKEGIDWEFIDFGMDLAACIELIEKPMGIFSILEEECMFPKASDTTFKNKLHDQHLGKTKAFEKPKPGKGKAEAHFALIHYAGTVDYNITGWLDKNKDPLNESVIQLYQKSANKLLALLYAAHGGPDEAAGGGKKGGGKKKGGSFQTVSALFRENLGKLMTNLRSTHPHFVRCLIPNESKTPGLMENFLVIHQLRCNGVLEGIRICRKGFPSRILYGDFKQRYKVLNASVIPEGQFIDNKKASEKLLGSIDVDHTQYKFGHTKVFFKAGLLGTLEEMRDDKLATLVTMTQALCRGFLMRKEFVKMMERREAIFSIQYNIRSFMNVKNWPWMNLYFKIKPLLKSAETEKELQQMKENYDKMKTDLATALAKKKELEEKMVSLLQEKNDLQLQVASEGDNLSDAEERCEGLIKNKIQLEAKLKETTERLEDEEEMNAELTAKKRKLEDECSELKKDIDDLELTLAKVEKEKHATENKVKNLTEEMASQDEAIAKLTKEKKALQEAHQQTLDDLQAEEDKVNTLSKAKTKLEQQVDDLEGSLEQEKKLRMDLERAKRKLEGDLKLAQESIMDLENDKQQSDEKIKKKDFETSQLLSKIEDEQSLGAQLQKKIKELQARIEELEEEIEAERAARAKVEKQRADLSRELEEISERLEEAGGATAAQIEMNKKREAEFQKLRRDLEESTLQHESTAAALRKKQADSVAELGEQIDNLQRVKQKLEKEKSEYKMEIDDLSSNMETVAKAKGNLEKMCRTLEDQFSELKSKNDENVRQLNDINSQKARLQTENGEYSRQLEEKEALVSQLTRGKQAFTQQIEELKRHIEEEVKAKNALAHAVQSSRHDCDLLREQFEEEQEAKAELQRGMSKANSEVAQWRSKYETDAIQRTEELEEAKKKLAQRLQDAEESIEAVNSKCASLEKTKQRLQGEVEDLMIDVERANALAANLDKKQRNFDKVLAEWKQKYEESQAELEGSLKEARSLSTELFKMKNSYEEALDQLETLKRENKNLQQEISDLTEQIGETGKTIHELEKSKKTVETEKCEVQTALEEAEGALEHEESKILRVQLELNQIKGEVDRKLAEKDEEMEQIKRNSQRVIDSMQSTLDAEVRSRNDALRIKKKMEGDLNEMEIQLSHANRQASEAQKQLRNVQGQLKDAQLHLDDAIRGQEDMKEQVAMVERRNGLMLAEIEELRAALEQTERGRKVAEQELVDASERVGLLHSQNTSLINTKKKLESDLVQVQGEVDDSVQEARNAEEKAKKAITDAAMMSEELKKEQDTSAHLERMKKNLEVTVKDLQHRLDEAENLAMKGGKKQLQKLESRVRELEAEVEAEQRRGADAVKGVRKYERRVKELTYQTEEDKKNVTRLQDLVDKLQLKVKAYKRQAEEAEEQANTHMSRLRKVQNELEEAQERADIAESQVNKLRAKSRDVGKSDVAE from the exons ATGAGCACAGACGCAGAGATGCAGCAGTATGGGCCTGCGTCCATATACCTCCGCAAGCCCGAAAAGGAGAGGATTGAGGCTCAAACGTCTCCATTTGATGCCAAAACAGCATACTTTGTGGCTGAACCTGCTGAAATGTATCTAAAGGGTAAACTCATTAAAAAGGAGGGTGGCAAAGCCACAGTTGAGACCCTATTATATGAAGGAAAGCCATCAAAG ACTCTCACTGTAAAAGAGGATGACATCCATCCCATGAATCCTCCCAAGTATGATAAAATTGAGGACATGGCCATGATGACCCACCTCAATGAACCTTGTGTGCTGTATAACCTCAAAGAGCGTTTTGCATCATGGATGATCTAT ACCTACTCTGGCCTGTTCTGCGTCGTTGTGAACCCCTACAAGTGGCTTCCTGTGTACGATGTCCAGGTTGTCAATGCATACAGAGGCAAGAAAAGAGTGGAGGCTCCACCCCacatcttctccatctctgatAATGCCTATCAGTTCATGCTCACTG atCGTGAGAACCAGTCTATCCTTATCAC TGGAGAATCCGGTGCAGGAAAGACTGTCAACACCAAGCGTGTCATCCAGTACTTTGCAACAATTGCAGTGGCTGGAGCTAAGAAAGAGACTAGTAAAATACAG gGTTCGCTAGAAGATCAAATCATCGCAGCAAACCCTCTGCTTGAAGCTTACGGCAATGCCAAGACTGTGAGGAATGACAACTCCTCTCGTTTT GGTAAATTCATCAGAATTCACTTTGGAACCTCTGGCAAACTGGCCTCGGCTGATATTGAAACAT ATCTGCTGGAGAAGTCTCGCGTCACCTTCCAGTTGTCTGCTGAGAGGAGCTACCATATCTTCTATCAGCTGATGACTGGCCACAAGCCTGAGCTTCTGG AGGCTCTCCTGATCACCACCAACCCCTATGACTACCACATGGTCAGTCAGGGTGAAATCACTGTCAAAAGCATCGATGATGTGGAGGAGTTTATTGCAACAGAT ACGGCCATTGACATATTGGGCTTCACTTCTGAGGAGAAATTGGGCATCTACAAGCTGACTGGCGCTGTGATGCATCATGGCAACATGAAATTCAAGCAGAAGCAGCGCGAGGAGCAGGCTGAACCCGATGGCACTGAGG TGGCTGATAAAATCGCCTACCTCATGGGCCTGAACTCAGCCGATGTGCTGAAAGCTCTGTGCTACCCAAGAGTCAAGGTCGGAAATGAGATGGTGACCAAAGGTCAGACCGTGCCACAG GTCAACAATGCTGTCAGTGCTCTGTGTAAGTccgtctatgagaaaatgttcTTGTGGATGGTCATCCGTATCAATGAGATGCTGGACACAAGGCAGCCAAGACAGTTCTTCATTGGAGTGTTGGATATCGCTGGATTTGAGATCTTTGAT TACAACAGCTTGGAGCAACTCTGCATCAACTTCACCAATGAGAAACTGCAACAGTTCTTCAACCACCACATGTTTGTCCTGGAGCAAGAGGAGTATAAGAAGGAAGGCATTGATTGGGAGTTCATTGACTTCGGTATGGACTTGGCTGCCTGCATTGAGCTTATCGAGAAG CCAATGGGCATCTTCTCCATCCTTGAAGAGGAGTGCATGTTCCCCAAGGCATCTGACACAACTTTCAAGAACAAGCTGCATGATCAGCACCTGGGCAAGACCAAGGCCTTTGAGAAGCCAAAGCCTGGAAAGGGCAAGGCTGAAGCTCACTTCGCTCTGATTCACTATGCTGGTACAGTGGACTACAATATCACTGGCTGGCTGGACAAGAACAAGGACCCACTGAATGAATCAGTTATTCAGCTCTACCAGAAATCTGCAAACAAACTGCTGGCATTACTGTATGCTGCTCATGGTGGCCCTGATG AGGCTGCTGGTGGTGGCAAGAAGGGTGGTGGAAAGAAGAAGGGAGGTTCCTTCCAGACTGTGTCTGCTCTTTTCAGA GAGAACTTGGGCAAGCTGATGACCAACTTGAGGAGCACCCACCCTCATTTTGTCCGTTGCTTGATTCCTAATGAGTCAAAGACCCCAG GTCTTATGGAGAACTTTTTGGTCATCCATCAGCTGAGGTGTAATGGTGTACTGGAAGGCATTAGGATCTGCAGAAAGGGTTTCCCCAGCAGAATCCTCTACGGTGACTTTAAGCAGAG ATACAAAGTATTGAATGCTAGTGTCATCCCTGAGGGACAGTTCATTGACAACAAAAAAGCTTCAGAGAAGCTGCTGGGCTCCATTGATGTGGACCACACTCAGTACAAGTTTGGGCACACAAAG GTGTTCTTCAAAGCTGGTCTGCTGGGTACcctggaggagatgagagatgaCAAACTGGCTACGCTGGTGACCATGACTCAGGCTCTCTGCAGAGGTTTCCTCATGAGGAAGGAGTTTGTTAAGATGATGGAGAGAAG agAGGCAATCTTTTCCATCCAATACAACATCCGATCCTTCATGAATGTGAAGAACTGGCCATGGATGAATCTGTACTTCAAGATCAAGCCTCTTCTGAAGAGTGCTGAGACTGAGAAGGAGCTGCAACAGATGAAGGAGAACTatgataaaatgaaaacagacctGGCTACTGCACTGGCCAAGAAGAAGGaactggaggagaagatggTTTCCCTGCTGCAGGAAAAGAATGACCTGCAACTACAAGTGGCATCT GAAGGTGACAACCTCTCTGATGCTGAGGAAAGGTGTGAAGGGCTCATTAAGAACAAAATCCAGCTTGAGGCCAAACTCAAAGAGACAACTGAGAGactggaggatgaagaggaaatgAATGCCGAGCTGACTGCTAAGAAGCGGAAGCTGGAGGATGAATGCTCTGAACTGAAGAAAGACATTGATGACTTGGAGCTCACCTTGGCTAAAGTGGAGAAGGAGAAACATGCCACGGAAAACAAG GTGAAAAACCTGACGGAGGAGATGGCATCTCAAGATGAGGCCATTGCCAAGTTAACCAAGGAGAAGAAAGCCCTCCAAGAGGCCCACCAGCAAACACTTGATGATCTCCAGGCAGAGGAAGACAAAGTCAACACTCTGAGCAAGGCCAAGACTAAGCTGGAACAGCAAGTGGACGAT CTTGAGGGATCACTGGAGCAAGAGAAGAAGCTTCGCATGGACCTTGAGAGAGCCAAAAGGAAGCTTGAGGGAGATCTGAAACTGGCCCAGGAATCCATAATGGATCTGGAGAACGACAAGCAGCAATCTGACGAGAAAATCAAGAA GAAGGACTTTGAGACCAGCCAGCTCCTCAGCAAAATTGAGGATGAACAGTCTCTTGGTGCTCAGCTTCAGAAGAAGATCAAGGAACTCCAG GCCCGTattgaggagctggaggaagagaTTGAGGCTGAGAGGGCTGCTCGGGCTAAAGTAGAGAAGCAGAGGGCTGACCTCTCCAGGGAGCTTGAGGAGATCAGTGAGAGGCTCGAGGAAGCTGGTGGAGCAACAGCAGCTCAGATTGAGATGAACAAGAAGCGGGAGGCTGAGTTCCAGAAGCTGCGTCGGGATCTTGAAGAGTCAACCCTGCAGCATGAATCTACCGCAGCAGCTCTCCGCAAGAAGCAGGCTGACAGTGTTGCAGAGCTGGGAGAGCAGATCGACAACCTCCAGCGTGTCAAGCagaagctggagaaggagaagagcgAGTACAAGATGGAGATTGATGACCTCTCAAGCAACATGGAAACTGTTGCTAAAGCAAAG GGCAACTTGGAGAAAATGTGCAGAACACTTGAGGACCAGTTTAGCGAGCTCAAATCCAAAAATGATGAGAATGTTCGCCAACTGAATGACATCAATTCACAGAAGGCCAGACTTCAGACGGAGAATG GTGAATATTCCCGTCAGCTTGAGGAGAAAGAAGCTCTGGTTTCCCAGCTGACCAGGGGCAAGCAGGCCTTCACTCAGCAGATTGAAGAGCTTAAGAGACACAttgaggaggaagtgaag GCCAAGAACGCCCTGGCCCATGCTGTCCAGTCATCCCGCCATGACTGTGATCTGCTCAGAGAGCAGtttgaggaggagcaggaggccaaAGCTGAGCTGCAGCGAGGAATGTCCAAGGCCAACAGCGAGGTGGCTCAGTGGAGATCCAAATACGAGACTGATGCTATCCAGCGCactgaggagctggaggaggcaaA GAAAAAGCTTGCCCAGCGTCTTCAGGATGCAGAGGAATCCATTGAGGCTGTGAACTCCAAGTGTGCCTCTCTGGAGAAGACCAAGCAGAGGCTGCAGGGTGAGGTGGAGGACCTCATGATTGATGTGGAGAGGGCTAATGCTCTGGCTGCCAACCTTGACAAGAAGCAGAGGAACTTTGATAAG GTCCTGGCAGAATGGAAGCAGAAGTATGAGGAGAGCCAGGCAGAGCTGGAAGGATCCCTGAAAGAGGCTCGCTCTCTCAGCACTGAACTGTTCAAGATGAAGAACTCTTATGAGGAGGCCCTGGATCAGTTGGAGACCttgaagagagagaacaagaacCTGCAAC AGGAGATCTCAGACCTGACTGAACAGATTGGTGAGACTGGAAAGACTATCCATGAGCTGGAGAAATCAAAGAAGACTGTGGAGACTGAGAAGTGTGAAGTGCAGACAGCCCTTGAGGAAGCTGAG GGTGCACTTGAGCATGAGGAGTCCAAGATTCTCCGTGTTCAACTTGAGCTCAACCAGATCAAAGGTGAGGTTGACAGGAAGCTGGCAGAGAAGGATGAGGAGATGGAGCAGATCAAGAGGAACAGCCAGAGGGTGATTGACTCCATGCAGAGCACTCTCGATGCTGAGGTCAGGAGCAGGAATGATGCCCTGAGAatcaagaagaagatggagggagaccTGAATGAGATGGAGATTCAGCTGAGTCATGCCAACAGGCAGGCCTCTGAGGCCCAGAAACAACTGAGGAATGTCCAGGGACAGCTCAAG GATGCCCAACTGCACCTTGATGATGCTatcagaggacaggaggacatgaAGGAGCAAGTTGCCATGGTGGAGCGCAGAAATGGCCTGATGCTGGCTGAGATTGAGGAGCTGAGAGCCGCTctggagcagacagagagaggacgtAAAGTGGCTGAGCAGGAGTTGGTTGATGCTAGTGAGCGTGTGGGACTGCTTCACTCTCAG AACACCAGTCTTATTAACACCAAGAAGAAGCTGGAGTCTGACCTTGTCCAGGTTCAGGGTGAAGTGGATGATTCAGTTCAGGAAGCAAGAAATGCTGAAGAGAAAGCCAAAAAGGCTATCACTGAT GCTGCTATGATGtcagaggagctgaagaaggagcAGGACACCAGTGCTCACttggagaggatgaagaagaaccTGGAAGTCACAGTCAAGGACCTGCAGCATCGTCTGGATGAGGCTGAGAACCTCGCCATGAAGGGTGGCAAGAAGCAGCTCCAGAAACTGGAGTCCAGG GTACGTGAGCTGGAGGCTGAGGTTGAAGCCGAGCAGAGACGTGGAGCTGATGCTGTGAAAGGTGTCCGCAAATATGAGAGGAGAGTGAAGGAGCTGACATACCAG ACtgaggaggacaagaagaatGTGACCAGACTTCAGGATCTGGTGGACAAGCTGCAGCTCAAAGTTAAAGCTTACAAGAGACAAGCTGAGGAGGCT GAGGAGCAGGCCAACACTCACATGTCCAGGCTGAGAAAGGTCCAGAATGAGCTGGAGGAAGCTCAGGAGCGCGCTGACATCGCTGAGTCCCAGGTCAACAAGCTGAGAGCAAAAAGCCGTGATGTTGGAAAG TCTGACGTTGCTGAATAA